A single window of Verrucomicrobiota bacterium DNA harbors:
- the dgoD gene encoding galactonate dehydratase, with protein sequence MKITSLTLYKVKPRWVFLKIETDEGISGWGEPIVESRAETSITAVKELEGFLIGADPSRIEHLFQLMYRGTFYRGGPVLMSAISGVEQALWDIRGKALGLPVYEIMGGVVRDKIKAYAWVGGDDPETSDEDAKVRLEQGFRNIKMNAVGACERIGSYGEIDSAVARLAAVREAVGPDVGIGIDFHGRVHKSMAKTLVKEMEQYRPMFYEEPVLPEHLDFLPELARHTSIPLATGERLYGRWGFKELISQGTIDIIQPDLSHAGGIWETRKIAAMAEAYDIGVAPHCPLGPLALASSMQLDACTPNFVIQEMSIKMQYNTSGDLLDCVKNKDVFDITDGYLSLPKLPGLGIDIDEEAVIENDKEGFAWKPRDWRHEDGSVAEW encoded by the coding sequence ATGAAAATTACTTCACTTACCCTGTATAAAGTTAAGCCCCGCTGGGTGTTTTTAAAAATCGAGACCGACGAAGGTATCTCAGGGTGGGGTGAGCCTATTGTCGAGAGCCGGGCTGAAACTTCCATTACTGCGGTAAAGGAGCTGGAAGGATTTTTGATTGGTGCGGACCCCAGTCGGATTGAGCATTTGTTTCAACTGATGTATCGTGGTACTTTCTACCGTGGTGGTCCTGTATTGATGAGTGCCATCTCCGGGGTTGAGCAGGCTCTGTGGGACATTCGCGGCAAGGCATTGGGGCTGCCCGTATACGAAATCATGGGTGGCGTTGTTCGGGACAAGATAAAAGCCTACGCCTGGGTTGGCGGGGACGATCCTGAAACTTCGGACGAAGATGCAAAAGTTCGATTGGAGCAAGGGTTTCGTAATATCAAGATGAATGCAGTAGGTGCCTGCGAACGCATTGGCAGTTATGGCGAAATAGATTCAGCCGTGGCACGTCTGGCCGCAGTACGTGAGGCGGTAGGCCCGGATGTAGGCATCGGAATCGATTTTCACGGGCGCGTTCACAAATCGATGGCCAAGACCTTGGTTAAGGAAATGGAACAATATCGCCCCATGTTTTATGAGGAGCCAGTGCTCCCTGAGCATCTGGACTTCCTGCCGGAGCTGGCTCGACATACTTCGATTCCGTTGGCGACGGGTGAACGGCTTTATGGTCGTTGGGGATTTAAGGAGCTTATTTCACAAGGAACAATTGATATAATTCAACCGGACCTATCCCACGCTGGTGGCATTTGGGAGACACGGAAAATCGCGGCTATGGCCGAGGCTTATGACATCGGTGTAGCACCCCATTGTCCTTTGGGTCCTTTGGCCCTGGCCAGTTCCATGCAGCTGGATGCCTGCACGCCCAATTTTGTCATTCAGGAGATGTCGATAAAAATGCAATACAACACCTCGGGTGATCTGCTCGACTGTGTGAAGAACAAGGATGTCTTCGATATTACCGACGGCTATCTAAGTTTGCCGAAACTTCCGGGACTCGGAATCGATATCGACGAAGAGGCGGTTATCGAAAATGACAAAGAAGGCTTTGCCTGGAAACCTCGCGACTGGCGACACGAAGACGGTTCGGTGGCAGAATGGTAG
- a CDS encoding VOC family protein has translation MEQSLKIALGEDLEQSKVYMENGQDNMNPAKGRLHHLAIQTRDWEESKRFYIDILGMEQVGGFQLPHREVLFLNMGGGDLIELFSPLKDGKYDLPDYDNTSLTIFHFALAVDDVDAATERCRDAGYAVRIEPKVLQLEGIHARLAFIIGPNGEHVEFFKNLSD, from the coding sequence ATGGAACAGAGCTTAAAGATAGCCCTCGGAGAGGACTTAGAACAATCGAAAGTATATATGGAAAACGGACAAGACAATATGAACCCGGCAAAAGGCCGCCTGCACCACCTGGCAATTCAAACCCGCGACTGGGAGGAATCCAAGCGCTTCTATATCGACATTCTGGGCATGGAACAGGTGGGCGGATTTCAACTGCCCCATCGCGAGGTTCTGTTTCTCAACATGGGTGGTGGAGATTTGATCGAACTGTTTTCTCCATTAAAGGACGGAAAATACGACCTCCCCGATTACGATAACACCTCCTTGACCATATTTCATTTCGCTCTAGCCGTTGACGATGTGGATGCCGCAACAGAACGTTGCCGGGATGCCGGTTACGCCGTAAGGATCGAACCGAAAGTCTTACAGCTCGAAGGGATTCATGCCCGATTAGCTTTTATTATCGGCCCCAACGGTGAGCACGTAGAATTCTTTAAGAATCTTTCGGATTAA